The Lentzea guizhouensis genome contains a region encoding:
- a CDS encoding NlpC/P60 family protein, producing MGVSAVVDALFGSSSNTSIDCTAPIADIPPDYCLLYVTAAPDCPGLDWTVLAAIGKVETDHGRLKAPGVTEGENFAGAGGPMQFLAPTFNGVIAAHQIPPGGASPPSRYNPHDAIHAAAFLLCDNGARRGDLRAAIFAYNHADWYVDMVLKQAGKYAKAAATSIGNGDCNAIQAPNAVALAAINYACGQRGLPYVWGGNGPDGGHAGFDCSGLTKAAYAAAGVNLPRTAQTQYDAGPRVPAGQPLLPGDLVFYGTPGNIHHVGLYIGGGLMINAPTFGQPVQIDNYRYNGDDYAGATRPAASTA from the coding sequence ATGGGCGTAAGTGCCGTGGTGGACGCGCTGTTCGGCAGTTCCTCGAACACCAGCATCGACTGCACGGCACCAATCGCTGACATCCCGCCTGACTACTGCCTGCTCTACGTCACCGCAGCCCCGGACTGCCCCGGACTGGACTGGACCGTGCTCGCCGCCATCGGCAAAGTCGAGACCGACCACGGCCGCCTGAAAGCACCCGGCGTGACCGAGGGCGAGAACTTCGCCGGGGCCGGCGGGCCGATGCAGTTCCTCGCCCCGACCTTCAACGGCGTCATCGCCGCACACCAGATCCCACCCGGCGGCGCCTCGCCGCCCTCACGGTACAACCCACACGACGCCATCCACGCCGCGGCATTCCTGCTGTGTGACAACGGAGCACGCCGAGGCGACCTGCGAGCGGCGATCTTCGCCTACAACCACGCCGACTGGTACGTCGACATGGTCCTCAAGCAGGCCGGCAAATACGCCAAGGCCGCCGCGACCAGCATCGGCAACGGCGACTGCAACGCCATCCAAGCCCCCAACGCCGTCGCCCTCGCCGCGATCAACTACGCCTGTGGCCAAAGGGGTTTGCCGTACGTATGGGGCGGCAACGGCCCCGACGGCGGACACGCGGGCTTCGACTGCTCCGGACTGACCAAGGCCGCCTACGCCGCCGCCGGAGTGAACCTGCCCCGTACCGCCCAAACCCAATACGACGCGGGCCCACGCGTCCCCGCCGGACAGCCGCTGCTGCCGGGCGACCTCGTCTTCTACGGCACACCCGGCAACATCCACCACGTCGGCCTCTACATCGGCGGCGGACTCATGATCAACGCCCCGACCTTCGGCCAACCCGTGCAGATCGACAACTACCGGTACAACGGCGACGACTACGCCGGGGCGACCCGCCCGGCGGCTTCTACTGCATAA
- a CDS encoding VirB4 family type IV secretion system protein — MASRTHKTRSNPAVPAASSAAAAFTPDALSVAARHLEVGGEWVSSFAVVGFPREVHTGWLAPLLTYPGRLDVSVHIEPIDPATAASRLKKQLAKLEAGRRHTAEHGRLFDPQVEAATEDAYDLSSRVARGEGKLFRVGLYLTIHAASEKALADEVAALRSLCASLLLDAKHTTYRSLQGWVSTLPMGLDLIGMRRTFDTSALAAAFPFTSPDLPAPDPTSVAAASGVLYGYNVGSQGLVHWDRFGDGMHNHNSVILGRSGAGKSYLVKLELLRSLYRGIEIAVVDPEDEYARLAAAVGGTYVHLGARGVRLNPFDLPIHTRADGRRTAPKDALVRRSLFLHTVIAVLVGGELEAAERAALDRAIAATYQSVGITADARTWTRPSPTLRVLRDQLAVAGQAGDRAAGELAARLHPFVEGAFKQLFDGPSSINPEGHLVVFSLRDVPDELKGIGTLLTLDAVWRRVSNPAIRRPRLVVVDEAWLLMKEKSGAEFLFRMAKASRKHWAGLTVATQDTADVLGSDLGKAVVANAATQILLRQASQAIDEITQTFDLSAGERAFLLSADRGQGLLSAGTQRVAFQSIASPTEHYLVTSNPAELAAYADTAEPVDEADAAFVDLGFDGDEFGSDSGDDDQIHLDAA, encoded by the coding sequence ATGGCCTCCCGCACACACAAGACCCGCAGTAACCCGGCCGTCCCGGCGGCCTCGTCGGCGGCTGCCGCGTTCACTCCCGACGCCCTGTCCGTGGCTGCGCGGCACCTGGAGGTCGGCGGCGAGTGGGTGTCTAGCTTCGCCGTGGTCGGCTTCCCGCGTGAGGTGCACACTGGCTGGCTCGCCCCGCTGCTGACCTACCCCGGACGCCTGGACGTCTCGGTGCACATCGAGCCGATCGACCCGGCCACCGCCGCCTCTCGGTTGAAGAAGCAGCTCGCGAAATTGGAGGCCGGGCGACGGCACACCGCCGAGCACGGCCGCCTGTTCGATCCACAGGTTGAGGCGGCCACTGAGGACGCCTACGACCTGTCCTCCCGTGTCGCCCGCGGCGAGGGGAAGCTGTTCCGGGTCGGGCTGTACCTGACCATCCACGCCGCCTCTGAGAAGGCACTGGCCGACGAGGTGGCCGCGCTGCGGTCGCTGTGCGCGTCGCTGTTGCTCGACGCCAAGCACACGACCTACCGGTCGCTGCAGGGCTGGGTGTCGACGCTGCCGATGGGCCTGGACCTCATCGGGATGCGCCGGACGTTCGACACGTCGGCGTTGGCGGCGGCGTTCCCGTTCACCAGCCCCGACCTGCCCGCCCCGGACCCGACCAGTGTGGCCGCGGCGTCCGGGGTGCTCTACGGCTACAACGTCGGCAGCCAAGGCTTGGTGCACTGGGACCGGTTCGGCGACGGGATGCACAACCACAACTCCGTGATCCTCGGCCGCTCCGGCGCGGGCAAGTCCTACCTCGTCAAGCTCGAACTGCTGCGGTCGCTGTACCGCGGCATCGAGATCGCCGTCGTGGACCCCGAGGACGAGTACGCCCGCCTGGCCGCCGCGGTGGGCGGCACCTACGTCCACCTCGGCGCGCGAGGCGTCCGCCTCAACCCGTTCGACCTGCCGATCCACACCCGCGCCGACGGCCGCCGCACCGCCCCGAAGGACGCACTCGTGCGCCGGTCGCTGTTCCTGCACACCGTCATCGCCGTGCTCGTCGGAGGCGAGTTGGAGGCGGCAGAGCGGGCGGCGTTGGACCGGGCGATCGCCGCGACCTACCAGAGCGTGGGCATCACCGCCGACGCGCGCACGTGGACCCGGCCGTCCCCGACGCTGCGGGTCCTGCGCGACCAGCTCGCGGTCGCCGGGCAGGCCGGCGACCGGGCCGCAGGTGAGCTCGCCGCGAGGCTGCACCCGTTCGTCGAGGGCGCGTTCAAGCAACTGTTTGACGGGCCCAGCAGCATCAACCCCGAAGGCCACCTCGTCGTGTTCAGCCTGCGCGACGTGCCCGACGAGCTCAAGGGCATCGGCACCCTGCTGACCCTGGACGCGGTGTGGCGGCGGGTGTCCAACCCGGCCATCCGCCGCCCGCGCCTGGTCGTTGTCGACGAGGCGTGGCTGCTGATGAAGGAGAAGTCCGGAGCCGAGTTCCTGTTCCGGATGGCCAAGGCGTCCCGCAAGCACTGGGCGGGGTTGACGGTGGCGACCCAGGACACCGCCGACGTGCTCGGCAGCGACCTGGGCAAGGCCGTCGTGGCGAACGCGGCGACCCAGATCCTGCTGCGCCAGGCGTCGCAGGCCATCGACGAGATCACGCAGACCTTCGACCTCTCGGCCGGGGAGCGCGCGTTCCTGCTTTCCGCCGATCGTGGCCAGGGTCTGCTGTCGGCCGGCACTCAGCGGGTGGCGTTTCAGAGCATCGCTTCACCGACCGAGCACTACCTGGTGACCAGCAACCCGGCCGAACTCGCCGCCTACGCCGACACCGCCGAACCGGTCGACGAGGCCGACGCCGCGTTCGTCGACCTGGGCTTCGACGGCGACGAGTTCGGCTCGGACTCAGGCGACGACGACCAGATCCACCTCGACGCCGCCTGA
- a CDS encoding helicase HerA domain-containing protein, with protein sequence MGEYLRDPGGALFALLARLRDLTLDWGPIAAPVLAVLVTGIVLGRRWWARRCHELLLADARQVTVLAPPTVDPAGGAALWSNLVGLLRPGWRRTLGGQPHLACEYVFSEAGVAIRLWVPGVIPPGLVERAVEAAWPGAHTRVGPAEPPLPPPGEEQRRLVVGGELRLARPEALPLRSDFDADPIRALIGAPVGLGRAEYACVQVLARPVTGRRVQQARRAARRVHTGGSTRLVGRLLDAITPGTGSRSRRTATWTRTGALHSDPQTSLEYSAQNRAIVGKQRGSQFETVVRYAVATLLPADAGEADVRQAREVARGRAHALAASFASYTEHNHYTRHRIRHPGQVIDSRRLGRGDLLSVPELAAIAHLPTDEAIPGIQRAGARAIAPPPGIATPGPEAKPLGVTDTGHQRPVALRVPDARHHLHVIGATGSGKSTLLGNMILADAEAGRGIVLIDPKGDLVTDVLSRLPKSAADRVVIFDADSKSRPPCLNPLDGGETDLTVDNLVSVFRRVYSAFWGPRTDDVMRAACLTLRSQEGVATLADLPKLLADEAFRSRVVAGVTDPVLRGFWSWYEELTDSSRSQVISPLMNKLRAFLLRPFVRDAIAGGHSTVDMSQVLDGGICLVRIPKGSLGEETTRLVGSLVVARTWQATTGRARTPQRQRRDASMVIDECHNFLNLPYPIEDMLAEARGFRVAMTLAHQHLGQLPRELREGMSTNARSKIFFNASPEDSRELSRHTAPRLSDHDLAHLGVYHAAVRLVLNGEEAQPFTMLTKPLPPAVPGRAREIRGIARRTARTRAIEAATGGPATAGTRPPRGTSGPSRPANRIDPVARPRSADPAATADHTHFRPFHPPITPRRTARRGDFALPTRRCPP encoded by the coding sequence ATGGGGGAATACCTGCGCGACCCCGGCGGCGCCCTTTTCGCGCTGCTGGCCCGGCTGCGGGACCTCACTCTGGACTGGGGTCCGATCGCGGCCCCCGTCCTCGCGGTGCTCGTCACCGGGATCGTGCTCGGCCGGCGGTGGTGGGCCCGCCGCTGCCACGAGCTGCTGCTCGCCGACGCCCGTCAGGTCACCGTGCTCGCCCCACCCACCGTGGATCCTGCGGGCGGGGCCGCGTTGTGGTCCAACCTCGTGGGCCTGCTGCGGCCGGGCTGGCGGCGAACGCTGGGCGGCCAGCCGCATTTGGCATGCGAGTACGTGTTCTCCGAGGCCGGGGTCGCGATCCGACTGTGGGTGCCCGGCGTGATCCCGCCCGGACTGGTTGAACGCGCCGTCGAGGCTGCATGGCCCGGCGCGCACACCCGAGTTGGTCCGGCCGAACCGCCGCTGCCGCCACCGGGCGAGGAGCAGCGGCGGCTGGTGGTCGGCGGCGAGCTGCGGCTGGCCCGGCCGGAGGCATTGCCGCTCCGCAGTGACTTCGACGCCGACCCGATCCGCGCGCTGATCGGCGCGCCGGTCGGGCTCGGCCGTGCCGAATACGCCTGCGTACAGGTGCTGGCTCGTCCGGTGACCGGCCGCCGCGTCCAGCAAGCCCGCCGCGCCGCCCGACGAGTCCACACCGGCGGCTCCACCCGGCTGGTCGGGCGCCTGCTCGACGCGATCACCCCCGGCACGGGCAGTCGTTCCCGGCGCACGGCGACGTGGACGAGAACCGGGGCCTTGCACAGCGACCCGCAGACCTCGCTGGAATATTCCGCGCAGAACAGGGCGATCGTCGGCAAGCAACGCGGCAGCCAGTTCGAGACCGTCGTCCGCTACGCCGTGGCGACCCTGCTACCCGCCGATGCCGGCGAGGCCGACGTTCGCCAGGCGCGCGAGGTCGCCCGCGGCCGGGCCCACGCGTTGGCGGCCTCGTTCGCCTCCTACACCGAGCACAACCACTACACCCGCCACCGCATCCGCCATCCCGGCCAAGTGATCGACTCACGTCGTCTGGGACGCGGCGATCTGCTGTCGGTGCCCGAACTGGCGGCGATCGCGCACCTGCCCACCGACGAGGCCATCCCCGGAATCCAACGCGCCGGAGCCCGCGCCATCGCCCCACCACCGGGCATCGCCACCCCAGGGCCGGAGGCAAAACCGCTCGGGGTCACCGACACCGGCCACCAACGCCCCGTCGCCCTGCGAGTCCCGGACGCCCGCCACCACCTGCACGTCATCGGCGCCACTGGTTCCGGCAAGAGCACGCTGCTCGGAAACATGATCCTGGCCGACGCCGAGGCCGGCCGCGGGATCGTGCTAATCGACCCCAAGGGCGACCTCGTCACTGATGTTCTGTCCCGCCTTCCCAAGTCGGCTGCCGATCGAGTCGTGATCTTCGATGCGGACAGCAAGTCTCGACCACCCTGCTTGAATCCGCTCGACGGTGGGGAGACCGACCTGACCGTCGACAACCTCGTCAGCGTCTTCCGGCGGGTGTACTCGGCGTTCTGGGGACCGCGCACCGACGACGTCATGCGCGCCGCCTGCCTCACCCTGCGCAGCCAGGAAGGCGTGGCCACCCTGGCGGACCTGCCCAAGCTGCTGGCCGACGAAGCGTTCCGCAGCCGGGTCGTCGCCGGGGTCACCGATCCGGTGCTGCGCGGGTTCTGGTCCTGGTACGAGGAACTCACCGACTCGTCCCGGTCCCAGGTCATCAGTCCGCTGATGAACAAGCTCCGCGCGTTCCTGTTGCGGCCCTTCGTCCGCGACGCGATCGCGGGCGGTCATTCCACAGTGGACATGAGCCAGGTTCTCGATGGCGGGATCTGCCTGGTGCGTATTCCCAAGGGGTCGCTGGGTGAGGAGACCACTCGGCTGGTCGGGTCGTTGGTGGTCGCCCGGACCTGGCAGGCCACCACCGGGCGGGCTCGGACACCGCAGCGGCAACGCCGGGACGCCTCGATGGTGATCGACGAGTGTCACAACTTCCTGAACTTGCCTTATCCAATCGAGGACATGCTCGCCGAGGCCCGCGGGTTCCGGGTCGCGATGACCCTGGCCCACCAGCACCTCGGCCAGCTCCCCCGCGAACTGCGCGAGGGCATGTCCACCAACGCACGCTCGAAGATCTTCTTCAACGCGAGCCCGGAGGATTCACGCGAGCTGTCTCGGCACACCGCACCGCGGTTGTCCGACCACGACCTCGCCCACCTCGGCGTCTACCACGCCGCCGTGCGCTTGGTTCTCAACGGCGAGGAAGCACAGCCGTTCACCATGCTGACCAAGCCCCTCCCACCCGCCGTCCCCGGCCGGGCACGGGAGATCCGCGGCATCGCCCGACGCACTGCTCGCACTCGCGCGATCGAGGCCGCCACCGGCGGGCCCGCAACCGCCGGCACCCGGCCGCCTCGCGGCACGTCGGGCCCGTCGCGACCCGCGAACCGGATCGATCCCGTTGCGCGCCCGCGTAGCGCCGACCCCGCCGCAACGGCTGACCACACCCACTTCCGCCCTTTCCACCCGCCCATCACGCCCCGGCGCACTGCGCGCCGGGGCGACTTCGCCCTGCCCACCCGGAGGTGCCCACCATGA